From a single Phragmites australis chromosome 7, lpPhrAust1.1, whole genome shotgun sequence genomic region:
- the LOC133923944 gene encoding uncharacterized protein LOC133923944 isoform X2, with translation MRCVAWWAVLLAAAGFIGGHGNRLSASVPRPGDWFLLSSAPVPAEFRAGDGDGGGGGGARLRGEFPCQTYSASSRSCEELNGSGSFNTTCVISSSSSLDGDLCVYGDGSVEILPHVKIICPVRGCYITVNVSGSIRIGEHVEVIAGSVSLYAANVSLDYHSTINTTALAGSPPPQTSGTPHSLEGAGGGHGGRGASCKVSNETNWGGDVYAWSTLARPWSYGSMGGSMSADQQFGGYGGGRAMLRAKEFLNVDGQVLAEGGVGSLKGGGGSGGSIIIDAFKLYGNGTISAGGGNGWAGGGGGRISLDCYSIQQDLEITVHGGQSFGCAQNAGAAGTIYDRSLRTLKVSNGNFTTHTETPLLGFPMTRLWSNVLVESNAKVLVPLLWSRVQVTGQIRLLSKGSICFGLSENPISEFELVAEELLMSDSVIKVYGAFRMYVKVLLMWDSKIQIDGGAKDVVLASMLEARNLVVLRHGSVISSNADLMVYGQGLLNLSGPGDGIKARRLFLSLFYNIEVGPGSLVQAPLDEDVQSSLDALSRCESKTCPSELITPPDDCHVNRSLSFTLQICRVEDITVSGIVRGSIIHIHRARTVTIAKDGTISASELGCKEGIGKGKFLKYGAGGGAGHGGRGGTGIYNGMRSDGGLEYGNADLPCELGSGTGGSVVSADNTAGGGLIVIGSMKWPLSSLLIYGSLSSDGESHRGTTGNSNGTLKGGVGGGSGGSILLFLQWLLLEKNSSLSASGGNGGVHGGGGGGGGRIHFHWSNIATGDEYVQIASANGTVASSGGSGSDDGRFGEGGTVTGKKCPMGLYGTFCTECPVGTYKNVVGSNPSLCSPCSVDSLPNRAEFIYVRGGVTKPPCPYECISDKYKMPNCYTPLEELMYTFGGPWSFAIILSFTIILLALILSALRIKIGESDITYRATNAIHNDGCSSFPFLLSLAEVPGASRAEETQSHVHRMYFMGPNTFREPWHLPYSPPDAIIGIVYEDAFNRFIDDINLVAAYEWWEGSIHSILSVLAYPCAWSWKQWRRRKKIHRLQEYVKSEYDHSCLRSCRSRALYKGLKVGSTPDLMVAYIDFFLGGDEKRLDVASTIQKRFPMCLIFGGDGSYMSPYYLHSDTLLSNLLGQYVSTAIWNRLVAGLNAQLRTVRKRSIRSTLGSVVSWITSHGNPQLERHGVRVELGWFQSTASGYYQLGIVVAVNENFYKSLHHREHAPEFSECSRKNIAALLQDSNLANQDQPCTSYAVSRKRLTGGVNGGIINEGTLKSLDYKRDYLFPFSLLLQNSRPIGYVETSQLLICILLLVDFSFTLLMLVQYYWISVGAFLAILLIPPLALLSPFLAGLNALFSRGPKRSSVTRIFALWNSTSVVNIIVAIIYGALYFGFSSLTVSSVHHASNTKSFKGREDNEWWILPTILFLVKSLQAGLVNWHVANLDIQDYSLFSPDPDRFWAM, from the exons ATGAGGTGCGTCGCCTGGTGGGCGGTCCTGCTCGCGGCTGCCGGCTTTATTGGCGGCCATGGCAACCGCCTCTCAGCGTCGGTGCCGCGGCCCGGTGACTGGTTCCTGCTGAGTTCCGCGCCGGTTCCTGCTGAGTTCCGCGCTGGCGATGGCGATGGAGGTGGCGGTGGGGGCGCGCGGCTGCGCGGGGAGTTCCCGTGCCAGACCTACTCGGCGAGCTCGAGGTCCTGCGAGGAGTTGAACGGCTCCGGGTCGTTCAACACCACCTGTGTCATAAGCTCGAGCTCTTCGTTGGACGGCGATCTGTGTGTGTACGGCGACGGGAGCGTGGAGATTCTGCCCCACGTCAAGATCATCTGCCCCGTCAGGGGATGCTACATAACGGTCAATGTCTCTGGGAGCATCAGGATCGGGGAGCATGTCGAGGTGATTGCTGGGTCGGTGAGCCTGTACGCGGCCAATGTGTCGTTGGATTACCACTCAACCATCAACACTACAGCCCTGGCAGGCTCTCCCCCTCCGCAGACGAGTGGGACGCCGCACAGCCTGGAAGGGGCTGGAGGAGGACATGGTGGGAGGGGCGCGTCATGTAAAGTGTCCAATGAAACTAACTGGGGAGGCGATGTGTACGCGTGGTCGACATTGGCGCGGCCATGGAGCTACGGCAGCATGGGCGGCAGCATGTCTGCTGATCAGCAGTTCGGAGGGTATGGTGGAGGCCGCGCCATGCTAAGGGCGAAGGAGTTTCTGAATGTTGATGGACAAGTGCTTGCTGAAGGTGGTGTTGGCAGTCTCAAAGGAGGCGGTGGATCTGGTGGAAGCATTATAATAGATGCTTTTAAGCT ATATGGAAATGGTACAATAAGTGCTGGTGGTGGTAATGGATGGGCTGGTGGCGGTGGTGGGAggatatccctggattgttacAGCATTCAACAGGATCTGGAGATTACAGTTCATG GTGGCCAGAGTTTTGGGTGTGCTCAGAATGCTGGTGCAGCTGGTACAATATATGATCGTTCATTGCGGACTCTAAAGGTCAGCAATGGGAATTTCACCACACATACAGAAACTCCATTGCTTGGTTTCCCAATGACTAGACTCTGGTCCAATGTGCTTGTGGAGTCCAATGCGAAAGTGCTGGTTCCCTTGTTGTGGTCCAGAGTACAG GTGACAGGTCAAATTAGACTACTTAGCAAGGGTAGCATCTGCTTTGGGTTATCAGAAAATCCAATATCAGAATTTGAGCTGGTTGCAGAAGAGCTTCTAATGAGTGACTCTGTTATAAAG GTTTATGGCGCTTTCAGAATGTATGTCAAAGTACTCTTGATGTGGGATTCAAAGATTCAGATAGATGGCGGGGCTAAGGATGTTGTTCTTGCATCTATGCTTGAGGCAAGAAACCTTGTAGTCCTCAGG CATGGGTCAGTGATATCTTCCAATGCTGATTTGATGGTCTATGGACAAGGACTTCTTAATTTGAGCGGCCCTGGCGATGGAATCAAAGCTCGGCGACTCTTTCTGTCTCTATTTTACAACATTGAA GTTGGTCCTGGTTCACTTGTTCAGGCTCCACTTGATGAGGATGTTCAAAGTAGCTT GGATGCACTTTCACGCTGTGAAAGTAAAACATGTCCTAGTGAGCTTATTACCCCACCTGATGATTGCCATGTCAACAGATCCTTGTCGTTTACTCTGCAA aTTTGTCGTGTTGAAGACATAACTGTCAGTGGCATAGTCAGGGGAAGTATAATTCATATTCATCGAGCAAGAACTGTGACCATTGCAAAGGATGGCACAATAAGTGCCTCAGAGTTAG GTTGCAAGGAAGGCATTGGAAAAGGAAAATTTCTTAAGTACGGagctggtggtggtgctgggCATGGAGGCCGAGGTGGCACAGGGATTTACAACGGAATGAGAAGTGATGGAGGTCTAGAATATGGCAATGCTGATCTTCCGTGTGAGCTAGGAAGTGGTACTGGTGGTTCTGTTGTGTCAGCGGATAACACTGCTGGTGGGGGATTAATTG TCATTGGATCCATGAAATGGCCACTTTCAAGTTTGCTAATTTATGGCTCGCTGAGCTCTGATGGTGAAAGTCATAGAGGCACAACTGGAAATTCCAATGGGACTCTTAAAGGTGGAGTTGGTGGCGGTTCTGGAGGGTCAATTCTCTTATTTCTTCAATGGCTTCTGCTAGAGAAAAACTCGTCATTGTCTGCATCTGGTGGCAATGGAGGTGTacatggtggtggaggtggcgggGGTGGCAGAATACACTTCCATTGGTCGAATATTGCAACTGGAGATGAATATGTTCAGATTGCTTCCGCCAATGGTACGGTAGCATCAAG TGGAGGATCTGGTAGTGATGATGGACGTTTTGGAGAAGGTGGAACAGTAACTGGAAAGAAATGCCCCATGGGACTCTATGGAACATTTTGCACC GAATGCCCAGTTGGTACATATAAAAACGTTGTTGGGTCCAACCCATCTCTGTGCAGCCCTTGTTCTGTGGATAGTCTTCCTAACCGTGCTGAGTTCATATATGTAAGAG GTGGTGTTACCAAGCCGCCTTGCCCATACGAGTGTATATCTGATAAGTACAAGATGCCAAACTGTTACACGCCACTTGAGGAACTTATGTATACATTTGGTGGTCCTTGGTCTTTTGCAATTATACTTTCTTTTACAATTATTCTTTTGGCACTTATCTTAAGTGCTCTAAGAATTAAGATTGGTGAGAGTGATATCACCTACCGGGCAACAAATGCAATCCACAATGATGGCTGTTCGTCTTTCCCTTTTTTACTTTCTTTGGCTGAG GTACCTGGGGCTAGCAGGGCAGAAGAAACGCAGAGCCATGTCCACAGAATGTACTTCATGGGACCTAATACTTTTCGAGAGCCCTGGCATCTTCCCTACTCACCTCCCGACGCGATAATTGGAATTGT TTATGAAGACGCTTTCAACCgatttattgatgatatcaatTTGGTGGCTGCATATGAGTGGTGGGAAGGATCTATACATAGTATACTTTCTGTTCTTGCATATCCTTGTGCCTGGTCTTGGAAGCAATGGCGCAGAAGAAAGAAAATCCATCGTCTTCAAGAGTACGTTAAATCTGAATATGACCATTCGTGTCTTCGCTCTTGCAGGTCGCGGGCTCTCTATAAAGGCTTGAAG GTTGGTTCAACGCCAGACTTGATGGTTGCATACATAGATTTCTTTCTTGGGGGTGATGAGAAACGACTTGATGTAGCTTCCACCATTCAGAAGAGGTTTCCCATGTGTTTAATTTTTGGTGGTGATGGAAGCTATATGTCCCCATACTACCTACATAGCGATACGTTGCTATCAAATCTTCTCGGTCAG taTGTATCGACTGCGATCTGGAATAGATTAGTTGCTGGTTTGAATGCTCAATTGAGGACAGTAAGGAAAAGAAGCATTCGCTCAACTTTGGGCTCTGTTGTTTCTTGGATCACTAGTCATGGGAATCCCCAACTTGAGAGACATGGTGTTCGAGTGGAGCTAGGGTGGTTCCAGTCCACTGCTTCTGGATATTACCAGCTAGGTATTGTTGTAGCTGTGAATGAGAACTTCTACAAGAGCCTCCACCATCGTGAGCATGCCCCAGAATTCAGTGAATGCTCAAG GAAGAACATTGCAGCTCTACTTCAGGATTCCAATCTGGCGAATCAGGATCAGCCTTGCACAAGCTATGCTGTTTCTAGGAAGCGGTTGACAGGCGGAGTGAATGGTGGTATCATAAATGAGGGAACACTCAAGTCACTAGATTATAAAAGAGACTATCTCTTCCCTTTCTCATTGTTACTGCAAAATTCGAGGCCTATAGGCTATGTG GAAACATCGCAACTCCTCATTTGTATTTTACTTCTGGTTGATTTTTCCTTCACCCTGCTCATGCTTGTACAGTACTACTGGATATCTGTTGGAGCTTTTCTTGCCATACTGCTTATTCCCCCTCTTGCTTTGCTTTCACCTTTTCTTGCTGGTCTCAATGCACTTTTCAGTCGAGGACCAAAACGATCTTCTGTGACCCGTATTTTTGCACTTTGGAACTCTACTTCTGTTGTAAACATT ATTGTAGCAATCATCTATGGTGCTTTGTATTTTGGGTTCTCTTCTTTGACGGTGTCCTCAGTTCATCATGCATCCAACACAAAAAG CTTCAAGGGTAGGGAAGACAATGAATGGTGGATACTACCTACTATCCTTTTTCTTGTCAAGTCACTGCAAGCTGGACTGGTCAATTGGCACGTAGCAAATTTGGATATCCAGGACTATTCCTTATTTAGCCCAGACCCGGATAGATTCTGGGCAATGTAG